From Pseudobdellovibrio exovorus JSS, a single genomic window includes:
- the eno gene encoding phosphopyruvate hydratase, which translates to MSEIISVLGREILDSRGNPTIEVEVKTSAGNMGRAAVPSGASTGAHEAYELRDGDKKRYLGKGVFKAVDHVREKIAPEIVGLNVYEQVYIDKILRDIDGTENKSNLGANAILGVSLACAHAAAKDAGLPLYRYVGGSQACRLPVPLMNVLNGGAHANNGLDIQEFMIVPTVNNSFAESLRAGSEIFHTLKKILNKKGLSTAVGDEGGFAPTLKSNEEALELLMQAILEAGYEAGQNVFLALDVASTELFKGGKYTWEQNQITGLELQGIYQKWAEKYPLVSIEDGFAEDDWDSWISATSNLGSHLQLVGDDLFVTNPKRLRQGLEKKAANALLVKVNQIGTLTETFEAVNLAQRNKMKTVMSHRSGETEDVTIADLAVALNCHQIKTGSLCRGERTAKYNQLLRIEEDLGGMGVYWDKAGFR; encoded by the coding sequence ATGTCTGAAATTATCAGCGTCTTAGGTAGAGAAATTCTTGATAGCCGTGGAAATCCGACAATCGAAGTAGAAGTCAAAACTTCAGCGGGTAATATGGGAAGAGCAGCGGTTCCATCAGGAGCTAGCACCGGAGCACACGAGGCTTACGAACTACGTGACGGAGATAAAAAAAGATATTTAGGCAAAGGTGTTTTCAAAGCGGTTGATCATGTTCGTGAAAAGATTGCTCCTGAAATCGTAGGTCTTAATGTCTATGAGCAAGTTTATATTGATAAAATTTTACGTGATATCGATGGAACTGAAAATAAATCTAATTTAGGTGCTAATGCCATTTTAGGTGTTTCTTTGGCCTGCGCTCATGCAGCGGCTAAAGATGCGGGTTTACCACTTTATCGCTATGTGGGGGGCTCTCAAGCTTGTCGTCTTCCTGTGCCGTTGATGAATGTTCTGAATGGTGGTGCGCACGCGAATAATGGTTTAGATATTCAAGAGTTTATGATTGTGCCGACAGTGAATAATTCTTTCGCTGAGTCGTTACGTGCGGGTTCTGAAATTTTCCATACGTTGAAAAAGATTTTAAATAAAAAAGGTCTTTCAACGGCAGTAGGGGATGAAGGTGGATTTGCGCCGACATTGAAATCAAATGAAGAGGCATTAGAGCTTTTGATGCAAGCGATTTTGGAAGCTGGCTATGAAGCTGGTCAAAATGTTTTCTTAGCATTGGATGTGGCTTCAACAGAATTGTTCAAAGGTGGGAAATACACATGGGAGCAAAATCAAATCACAGGGCTTGAGCTTCAAGGCATTTATCAAAAATGGGCCGAGAAGTATCCGCTTGTCAGTATTGAAGATGGTTTTGCCGAAGACGATTGGGATTCTTGGATTTCTGCGACTTCAAACTTAGGATCACATCTGCAGTTAGTGGGTGATGATTTATTTGTGACGAATCCAAAACGTCTTCGCCAAGGTCTCGAGAAAAAAGCGGCTAACGCGCTACTCGTGAAAGTAAATCAAATCGGTACTTTGACAGAAACATTTGAGGCTGTGAATTTGGCTCAACGCAACAAAATGAAGACAGTCATGTCACACCGAAGTGGTGAAACAGAAGATGTGACGATCGCAGATTTAGCGGTGGCTCTGAACTGTCATCAAATTAAAACGGGTAGTCTTTGTCGTGGTGAACGCACAGCTAAATACAACCAACTTCTTCGCATCGAAGAAGACTTGGGCGGAATGGGTGTTTACTGGGATAAAGCCGGCTTTAGATAA
- a CDS encoding CpaF family protein codes for MSDGQSNFKEVIARALGPVSEYLEDPGVSEVLINGPNQIFVERKGKLELTPAKFPDEDNLQAAINSIAQSVGRRINADEPRLDARLPIIEGSSASGSRIAAVLPPISRQGTVISIRKFTASKITPAEYIKYGTITPDAWMFIDLCMFLGKNIIVSGGTGSGKTTLLSLMCSRIPKGQRVLIIEDSSELQVEYEHVVRFETRQADTLGKGEVTIRDLLKSALRLRPDRIVVGEVRSSEALELINAMNTGHKGSMGTVHANSPEDAIVRLEALAAGGDAKISEKALVSQVASAIEIIVQISRYADGSRKIGSISEVRGIGPDGKYIVVPIFEITKLVRRPDGKLEGGIEPTGNVPSFYQEILDNKINYPLTKFQKVKAA; via the coding sequence ATGTCAGACGGACAATCAAACTTTAAAGAAGTTATCGCACGGGCTCTAGGGCCCGTTTCCGAGTATCTGGAAGATCCAGGTGTTTCGGAGGTTTTGATTAATGGTCCGAATCAAATCTTTGTAGAGCGCAAAGGTAAGTTAGAATTAACTCCAGCTAAATTTCCAGACGAAGACAATTTGCAGGCAGCGATCAACAGTATTGCTCAGTCAGTAGGTCGTCGGATCAATGCAGACGAGCCTCGTTTAGATGCACGTCTACCGATTATCGAAGGGTCTTCAGCGAGTGGGTCTCGTATCGCTGCCGTATTACCGCCGATTTCGCGCCAAGGCACTGTGATCAGTATTCGTAAGTTCACAGCAAGTAAAATTACTCCGGCTGAATATATTAAATACGGTACGATCACTCCAGATGCATGGATGTTTATTGATCTGTGTATGTTTCTAGGTAAAAACATTATCGTCAGCGGTGGTACCGGATCTGGTAAAACGACGTTGCTGAGTTTGATGTGTTCCCGTATTCCAAAAGGTCAACGTGTTTTGATTATCGAAGACTCGTCTGAGTTACAAGTCGAGTACGAACATGTAGTGCGTTTTGAAACTCGCCAAGCCGATACCTTAGGCAAAGGCGAAGTGACTATTCGTGACTTACTTAAATCTGCATTGCGTTTGCGTCCAGATCGTATTGTCGTCGGAGAGGTTCGTTCCAGTGAAGCTTTGGAATTGATCAATGCGATGAACACGGGGCATAAGGGCAGTATGGGAACGGTGCATGCGAATTCACCGGAGGATGCGATCGTTCGTCTAGAGGCCTTAGCGGCTGGGGGCGATGCGAAAATCAGTGAAAAAGCTCTGGTGTCGCAGGTGGCATCAGCGATCGAGATTATTGTGCAAATTTCCCGCTATGCAGATGGCTCTAGAAAGATTGGCTCTATTTCAGAGGTGCGTGGTATTGGACCAGATGGCAAGTACATCGTTGTGCCTATATTTGAAATCACTAAGTTGGTCAGACGCCCGGATGGTAAGCTCGAAGGTGGTATCGAGCCCACTGGAAATGTGCCTTCTTTTTACCAAGAAATACTGGATAACAAGATCAATTATCCATTAACGAAGTTCCAAAAAGTCAAAGCTGCTTAA
- a CDS encoding DsbA family protein, with translation MKTTRILSTLTFVAAALTLASCAPSAKQLKEAIEKDPSIVFAAIEKDPAQFIEVVNRAAQEAQRTAGERAQQDEQKARDEEFNNPLKPEIEDGRVVFGPKNAPITIVEYSDFQCPYCARGYQTIHEVRKAYGDQVRIIFKHLPLDFHPLAMPAAQYFEAIAKQSHEKAEKFHDAVFEGQDRMKEDKFFDNTAKKLGVDMKKLAADLKDEKIAQRIAADMEEARKFNISGTPGFIINGVSLKGAYPFPEFKAIIDRHLAK, from the coding sequence TTGAAAACAACACGCATTTTATCAACACTTACATTTGTCGCCGCAGCTTTGACATTAGCTTCATGCGCCCCTTCGGCAAAACAATTAAAAGAAGCTATTGAAAAAGATCCTTCTATTGTTTTTGCTGCCATTGAAAAAGACCCTGCACAATTCATCGAAGTCGTAAATCGCGCAGCTCAAGAAGCGCAACGCACAGCTGGTGAAAGAGCACAACAAGATGAGCAAAAAGCTCGTGATGAAGAGTTCAACAACCCATTGAAACCTGAAATCGAAGATGGCCGTGTGGTTTTCGGTCCTAAGAATGCTCCAATCACTATCGTAGAATACTCTGACTTCCAATGCCCATACTGTGCACGTGGTTACCAAACAATCCACGAAGTTAGAAAAGCTTACGGCGATCAAGTCCGCATCATTTTCAAACACTTACCTTTAGACTTCCACCCACTTGCAATGCCAGCAGCTCAATACTTCGAAGCTATTGCAAAACAAAGTCATGAAAAAGCTGAAAAATTCCATGATGCTGTATTTGAAGGTCAAGACAGAATGAAAGAGGATAAATTCTTCGATAACACAGCTAAAAAATTAGGTGTTGATATGAAGAAGTTAGCAGCTGATTTAAAAGACGAAAAAATCGCTCAAAGAATCGCAGCTGATATGGAAGAAGCTCGTAAATTTAACATCAGTGGAACTCCTGGTTTCATCATCAATGGTGTTTCATTAAAAGGTGCTTACCCATTCCCTGAATTCAAAGCGATCATCGATCGTCATTTAGCTAAATAA
- a CDS encoding cupredoxin domain-containing protein: protein MNAQEVGTRSTDAVSPQQKNAELVSAIRKAVRPVEPSKEIVILHTESGFVPATVRVQKGVAYKIHVVNLNMKEKNVSFLMDSFTQSHNTVYGEQKSFNIEPQVEGVYSYQCPETGVQGKLVVVQSTPASRRVASFED, encoded by the coding sequence GTGAATGCGCAGGAAGTTGGGACTCGCTCTACTGATGCGGTGTCACCTCAACAAAAAAATGCAGAACTTGTCAGTGCGATTCGTAAAGCCGTGCGCCCTGTAGAGCCAAGCAAAGAGATCGTTATTTTACATACGGAAAGTGGTTTTGTACCAGCTACTGTTCGTGTGCAAAAAGGCGTAGCTTATAAAATTCACGTGGTGAATTTGAATATGAAAGAAAAAAATGTGAGTTTTTTAATGGACTCATTTACTCAGTCGCATAACACCGTTTATGGCGAGCAAAAAAGTTTTAATATCGAGCCACAAGTAGAAGGGGTGTACTCTTATCAGTGCCCAGAAACTGGTGTGCAAGGAAAGTTAGTTGTCGTGCAAAGCACACCTGCAAGTCGCAGAGTGGCTTCATTCGAAGACTAA
- a CDS encoding OmpA family protein has protein sequence MTKITTSMIFLVLLITGTAQANVIGTAYQNFNPSISGTDFTTVHSTRPVKPCMCNLGVFFNYAKNTLTYSDTFYQTNQDLKGVRANDFLVGGDLYGAFGITENWDIGVALPFVVTAKNDDPYGVAYFDKFGLTEVRPMTKYRFYGDDQGGWAVIVSANFNIIKDDPFAGNNPGPTFNIELAADTTTDSGMRLAGNIGYRKRNSGSQLTSPSTGLPPPFQPFNDAFIYSAALAKNFDSIKSDLIAELKGSISGRTNDDSVKKSQQALELGLGIKHDVSNTFNIHAGLGTKLADAQATPDIRAYAGINFQVGPMCSDEPAPSEIVIEMPIAVVQNHPVGVSSVTALNMPVSALNPTDYAAYRWKIGPTPQMNCYSEEGYSAEVDGQMPIVTDIGPIPDGGITLCAVAKNLGGYWQPFTDPTIINWTKGSAPVAVVQNHPVGVSDAIDLNMPVTAQNPADYAAYRWKIGSTPEMNCYDAFGYSDEISGERPIITHIGEIPDGGITLCAVAKSLGGVWQPFEAPTIIMWEKKKGYELFRLNANVLFDFDKDELQPRSYGELEKINRHLNRKPFTKAIIEGHTDSKGSDAYNLDLSRRRAITVKNHMVKTYGFDPDKFATQGMGEGYPVDTNETDEGRANNRRVEFKIYRK, from the coding sequence ATGACAAAAATAACGACATCTATGATTTTTCTCGTCTTGCTAATCACAGGTACAGCTCAGGCCAACGTTATCGGTACAGCTTACCAAAACTTTAATCCAAGTATTTCAGGTACGGATTTCACCACGGTTCACTCGACCAGACCAGTGAAACCTTGTATGTGTAATCTTGGTGTGTTCTTCAACTATGCGAAAAACACCCTGACATACTCTGATACTTTCTATCAAACCAACCAAGACTTAAAAGGTGTGCGTGCGAATGACTTCCTAGTTGGCGGTGATTTGTACGGCGCTTTCGGTATCACGGAAAACTGGGATATTGGGGTTGCGTTGCCTTTTGTTGTCACAGCTAAAAATGATGACCCGTACGGAGTGGCTTACTTTGATAAATTCGGTTTAACTGAAGTTCGTCCTATGACGAAATATCGTTTCTATGGTGATGATCAAGGTGGTTGGGCTGTTATCGTATCAGCCAACTTCAATATTATTAAAGATGATCCATTTGCGGGTAACAATCCTGGTCCAACATTCAATATCGAGTTAGCAGCAGATACGACAACTGATAGCGGAATGAGACTTGCGGGTAACATCGGCTACAGAAAAAGAAACTCAGGTTCTCAGTTGACGAGCCCTTCAACTGGTTTGCCTCCTCCGTTCCAGCCATTTAACGATGCTTTCATTTACTCTGCGGCTTTGGCTAAAAACTTCGATAGCATTAAATCTGATTTAATCGCCGAACTTAAAGGTAGTATTTCAGGTAGAACAAATGATGACAGCGTTAAGAAGTCTCAGCAGGCGTTAGAGCTTGGCTTAGGTATCAAACACGATGTTTCAAACACATTTAATATTCATGCCGGTTTAGGAACTAAATTAGCAGATGCTCAAGCGACACCAGATATTCGTGCATATGCAGGTATCAACTTCCAAGTTGGTCCGATGTGTAGCGACGAGCCAGCTCCATCTGAAATCGTAATCGAGATGCCAATCGCAGTTGTACAAAACCATCCAGTTGGTGTTTCTTCTGTAACGGCGTTAAATATGCCAGTATCAGCTTTGAACCCAACAGACTACGCAGCTTATCGCTGGAAAATTGGTCCGACGCCACAAATGAACTGTTACAGCGAAGAAGGCTACAGTGCTGAAGTCGACGGGCAGATGCCAATCGTAACAGATATCGGTCCGATTCCAGATGGTGGTATCACACTATGTGCTGTGGCAAAAAACTTAGGTGGATACTGGCAGCCATTTACAGATCCAACGATCATCAATTGGACAAAAGGTAGTGCGCCAGTTGCTGTTGTACAAAATCATCCAGTAGGCGTTTCAGATGCTATTGATTTAAATATGCCAGTAACAGCACAGAACCCAGCAGACTACGCAGCTTATCGCTGGAAAATTGGTTCGACTCCTGAAATGAACTGTTACGATGCTTTCGGGTACAGTGACGAGATCTCAGGTGAAAGACCAATCATCACTCATATCGGTGAAATTCCAGATGGTGGTATCACACTTTGCGCCGTAGCGAAAAGCTTAGGCGGGGTATGGCAGCCATTTGAAGCTCCAACAATCATTATGTGGGAGAAGAAAAAAGGATACGAGCTATTCAGATTGAATGCGAACGTATTGTTCGACTTCGATAAAGATGAATTGCAACCACGTTCTTATGGTGAGTTAGAAAAAATTAACCGTCACTTGAACAGAAAACCTTTCACAAAAGCTATCATCGAAGGTCACACAGATAGTAAAGGTTCAGACGCTTACAACTTAGATTTATCAAGAAGACGTGCCATCACGGTAAAAAATCACATGGTGAAAACATATGGTTTTGATCCAGATAAGTTTGCAACTCAAGGTATGGGTGAAGGTTACCCAGTTGATACAAACGAGACTGATGAAGGCCGCGCAAATAACAGACGTGTGGAATTCAAAATCTACAGAAAATAA